One region of Danio aesculapii chromosome 7, fDanAes4.1, whole genome shotgun sequence genomic DNA includes:
- the calca gene encoding calcitonin/calcitonin-related polypeptide, alpha isoform X1 has protein sequence MVMLKISAFLVAYALIICQMYSSNAAPARPALESSPDRTTLSDYEARRLLQAIVKEFMQMTAEDMEQQATEENSLGRAVSKRCSSLSTCVLGKLSQELHKLQTYPRTNVGAGTPGKKRSLEGSDGYGEALGRV, from the exons ATGGTTATGTTGAAGATCTCCGCATTTCTTGTTGCCTACGCTCTGATTATTTGCCAGATGTACAGCTCTAATGCAGCTCCTGCCAG GCCCGCACTGGAATCATCACCAGATCGAACTACACTTAGCGACTACGAGGCGAGAAGATTGCTTCAAGCTATTGTCAAAGAATTCATGCAGATGACCGCAGAGGACATGGAGCAACAAGCTACCGAGGAAAACAG CCTGGGTAGAGCCGTGTCCAAGCGCTGCTCCAGCCTCAGTACGTGCGTGCTGGGGAAACTGTCCCAGGAGCTGCACAAGCTGCAGACGTATCCACGCACCAATGTAGGAGCAGGTACACCGGGCAAGAAGCGCAGCCTGGAAGGGAGTGATGGATACGGAGAGGCGCTCGGTCGTGTCTAA
- the calca gene encoding calcitonin/calcitonin-related polypeptide, alpha isoform X2: protein MVMLKISAFLVAYALIICQMYSSNAAPARPALESSPDRTTLSDYEARRLLQAIVKEFMQMTAEDMEQQATEENSVTTQKRACNTATCVTHRLADFLSRSGGIGSSKFVPTNVGSQAFGRRRRLSQE from the exons ATGGTTATGTTGAAGATCTCCGCATTTCTTGTTGCCTACGCTCTGATTATTTGCCAGATGTACAGCTCTAATGCAGCTCCTGCCAG GCCCGCACTGGAATCATCACCAGATCGAACTACACTTAGCGACTACGAGGCGAGAAGATTGCTTCAAGCTATTGTCAAAGAATTCATGCAGATGACCGCAGAGGACATGGAGCAACAAGCTACCGAGGAAAACAG tGTTACGACACAGAAGAGAGCCTGTAACACGGCCACATGCGTGACCCATCGCTTGGCAGACTTTCTGAGCCGCTCGGGAGGGATTGGAAGCAGCAAATTTGTGCCCACTAATGTGGGCTCCCAGGCGTTCGGCAGACGAAGGAGGCTCAGTCAGGAGTAG